One Drosophila willistoni isolate 14030-0811.24 chromosome XL unlocalized genomic scaffold, UCI_dwil_1.1 Seg142, whole genome shotgun sequence genomic region harbors:
- the LOC6653110 gene encoding histone deacetylase complex subunit SAP30 homolog → MNNGFSTGEEDSRGHQDQTCCLIDDLERCRNQAGYARYSKRIQKTVAQKRLKLSIDPSAQQNINICDYHKERIQSVRTKRRRKDSEDDSNETDTDLHEYPDFYQLSVGTLRRYKRHFKVQTRQGMKRAQLADTIMKHFKTIPIKEKEIITYFVYMVKMGSNKLEKNGIGHDTT, encoded by the exons ATGAACAACGGCTTCAGCACAGGCGAGGAGGACTCTCGAGGCCATCAGGATCAGACTTGCTGCCTCATCGATGACTTGGAAAGGTGTCGAAATCAGGCTGGCTATGCCAGATATAGCAAACGTATCCAAAAGACGGTGGCTCAAAAGCGCCTCAAACTGAGCATTGATCCCAGTGCCCAGCAGAATATAAACATATGCGATTACCATAAGGAGCGTATACAATCCGTGAGAACGAAGCGGCGACGCAAGGATAGTGAAGATGACAGCAATGAAACGGACACAGATCTTCATGAGTATCCCGATTTCTATCAGTTGAGCGTGGGCACACTACGCCGCTATAAGCGTCATTTCAAGGTCCAAACGCGACAGGGCATGAAGCGAGCACAATTGGCCGAT ACTATTATGAAGCATTTCAAGACAATACCCATCAAGGAAAAGGAGATTATTACATATTTCGTTTATATGGTTAAAATGGGCTCTaataaattggaaaaaaatgGCATTGGCCATGATACCACCTGA